The Bradyrhizobium sp. CCGB01 genome segment ATCATGAAGGAGCGGATCGCGAAGGCGATGCGGGGATGCTGTCGCCTGAAGCGGCGCATGCGCACCTTGATCCGGAACGTCCGACCCATCGCCACCGACCCCGACTCTTGTCCGAAACCCCACCGCCGCTGCGTGCGACGATGTCTCGCCGACCTTGCGAACAGCTTGAGGCTTTGGTTCGGCCTCCAAACAGCGTTAGCGAGTTCTTAATGCGTCAGAGCGAGGCGGCCTGGAGCGGGAGCGGGCGGTGGCCGCCATGGGCGCCGACGATCAGCGCGGCCGCTTCGCGCTGCGAGAACGTCTTCGAGCGCACATAGATGCGATAATCGGCCGGACCGTCGGTGGAAAGATAAATGACCGGGCCGCCGTCGACCGGCTGCGCGGCAATCGTGATGAGGCGCGTCGCCGGATTGGCCCGGCAGGAGTCGGGCTCGGAGCCGAGACCGTCGTCGACGACCGCGAAGTCTGCCTCGTCGGCATCGTCGGTGATCCGGACCCGCACCGTGGCCCGCGACGGATCGTCGGTGAAGGCGACATGGACGCCGGCGGTCCAGAACAGGGATGTGAGCTCGACCGAGGTGTCGCCCAGCGCGATGCAGGGATGCGAGACCGATCCGATCTCGCCGCGCGCGAACACCGCGGCCGCGAGCAGGGGAACAACCGAAGCCAGGATCTTGAAACGCAACATGACACGCTACTCGCCACGCCCGAGTGAACTGCTCTTGGGAACTCGCTTACGAGCTCTTGGGCCGTATGGTTTGCAGAGCGTAAAGGAAACTCGTTACCGCCGGGTTGACGCGCGAAGCGGTCACGCCAACTGGCGCACATCCTCCGCGAGTGCGCGGTAGGACAGCGCCTCGGCGAGATGCAGCCGGCCGATCTTCTCGGCGCCGTCGAGATCGGCGAGCGTGCGCGCTACCCGCAGCACGCGGTGATAGCCGCGCGCCGACAGGCGCATGGTCTCCGCGGCATCGCGCAGCAATTTCTGGCCCTGCGCATCCGGCCTTGCGATCTCTTCCAACACCGAGGCCGGCGCCTCGGCATTGGTGCGGACATGCGGCAGGCCCGCATCCGCGTAACGCGCGAGCTGGATGTCGCGCGCCGCCGCCACGCGCGCGGCGACTTCGGCCGAGCCCTCGGCTGGCGGCGGCAGGATCAGGTCGGCCGCGGTCACCGCGGGCACCTCGATGCGCAAATCGATGCGGTCCATCAGCGGACCGGAGATGCGCGCCTGGTAATCGCCGGTGCAGCGGTCGATGCGGCCGCGCTTGCAGGCATAGCCCGGCTCGAACGCATTGCCGCAGCGGCAGGGATTCATCGCCGCGACCAGCATGAAGCGCGCAGGATATGTCACGCGATGATTGGCGCGGGAGACGGAGACCTCGCCGTTCTCCAGCGGCTGGCGCAGCGAATCCAGCACGCGCGGATCGAATTCCGGCAGCTCGTCGAGAAACAGCACACCCTGATGCGCGAGCGAGATCTCGCCGGGCTTGGCGCGCATGCCGCCGCCGGTGAGCGCGGCCATGCTCGCAGAGTGATGCGGCGAGCGGAACGGCCGTCGCGCGGTCAGCGCACCGCCCTCGATCTCGCCGGCCACGGAGGCGATCATCGAGACTTCGAGCAGTTCGCCGGGCGACAGCGGCGGCAGGATCGAGGGCAGGCGCGCCGCCAGCATCGACTTGCCGGCACCGGGCGCACCGATCATCAGCAGATGATGTCCGCCGGCGGCTGCGATCTCCAGCGCGCGCTTGGCGCTTTCCTGGCCCTTGATGTCGCGCAGATCGAGCGGGGAGGTGACCGTCTCGTGCACTTTCGGCGTGGGCCGCGACAGCACCTGTGTGCCCTTGAAATGGTTGGCGATCTGGATCAGCGAAGTTGCGGCAATGATCTGGATGTCCGGGCTCGCCCACGCGGCTTCCGAGCCGCAGGCCGCCGGACAGATCAAGCCTTCCTCGCGCACATTGGCGCCGATCGCGGCGGGCAAGACGCCGGCCACCGGCGCGATCGAGCCGTCGAGACCGAGCTCGCCGAGAACAGTAAAACCGGTCAGCGCATCCGGCGGAATCGCGCCGATCGCTGCCATCAGCCCGAGCGCGATCGGCAGGTCGTAGTGGCTGCCCTCCTTCGGGAGGTCGGCGGGCGCGAGATTGACGATGATCCGCCGCGCCGGCAGCGCCAGCCCCGAGGCGATCAGCGCCGAGCGGACGCGTTCCCGGGCCTCCGACACCGCCTTGTCCGGCAGGCCGACGATGGCAAAGGCCGGCAGGCCCGGCGCGACCTGCACCTGCACGTCGACCGAGCGGGCCTCGATCCCCTCAAAGGCGACGGTAGAAACCCGCTGAACCATGCCCGAACCAGCCTGCCCTCTTGTGCAATTAGGGGTAGCAGAGCGTGGCCTTTTCTGCAAGAACAATACGGGAACGATTCAAGGGCCCGGAAATCCCTAACCAGTCGTAAACATCACGCAGACACTACGCCTCGAATGCGAGCGGCTCTCATCAGCACATCCCAACGAATGTTCGCTACTCCTAGGGTGCGGGATGGGCCGTGGTCTAACGGGTGAACAATTCAAATGCTTGCAAATCGCCGGAGAAGCGAACGTCGGGTGTGCAGCCGGCTCGCCAAGATTCACTTTGGCGCGGGATCGCTGCCGCGGGACTGCACGATCACGGATATCTCGGATGGCGGCGTGAAAGTCGTGGCGGAGTTTCTGGAAGTGCCGCCGCAATTCACCATCATCTTCGCGCCCGATTATTCCCGCCAATGCCGCCTGCGCTGGCGCATCGGCTGCGAATTCGGCGCCGAGTTCACCGACTAAGGTCGTCGCGGCCGCGTCCTTAACGGGACTTTAGCGTTAATCGGTAAGCATCTCTGATCAATCGCCGAGTGATCAGAGTATGCCCAAGCGTTCGTCCCTTGCCTCTCCCCCGGCGAGATATCTGTTCTCCGCGCTTCTGGTGCTCGCCCTCGGCGGCTGCCAGACCACGAGTCTGGAGGACGTCACCGGCGCCCTGGGCGGCAAGCCGGAAACTGCCGCCACGGCCGACCCCAAGCCGGACATGGACGCCCTTCGCGAGCGCTATCGCGCCAAGCCGAGCGATCCCAACGTTGCCCTCGAATACGGCAAGGCGCTGCGCGAGACCGGCCAGCGCGCCCAGGCCGTCGCGGTGATGGAGCAGGCCGTGCTCAATCATCCCAGCAACAAGGCGCTGCTTGCCGGCTATGGCCGCGCGCTCGCCGACAGCGGCAATTTCCAGCAGGCCTTCGATGTGCTCAGCCGCGCGCATACGCCTGAAGATCCGGACTGGCGCATTCTGTCGGCGCAAGGCGCAGCGCTCGACCAGCTCGGCCGCAACGAAGAGGCGCAGCAATATTATGCGACCGCGCTGAAGATCGTGCCCGAGGAGCCGCAGGTTTTGTCCAATCTCGGCCTGTCCTACATGCTCCAGAACAATCTGCCGCGGGCCGAGGAAACGCTGCGCCGCGCCAATGCGCGAAATCCCGCCGATGCCCGCGTGCGCGCCAATCTCGCGCTCGTCGTAGGATTGCAAGGCAAGCAGGCCGAGGCCGAAACCATCGTGAAGGGTGACCTGCCGCCGGATCAGGCCGCGGCGAAGGTCACGGCGCTGCGGCAGTTGCTGGCGAAGAAGCAGCAACGGGCGGACAGATAGTCCGCCCTGTATTTTCTAGGACGCCTTGCGATGCGGGGCCGACCCGCGGCTTGACCTGCCCTTGAGCTTCCTGAGCAGCGGTCCGAGCAGCGAGCGCTTCGGCTTCTTCACCTCGCCGCGACCGGCGAGGCGGTTCGCCATGTTCTGGAACAGCAGCGTGGTGCGGTGGCTCTTGGAGACCTCCGCGATCATCTGGCCGTTATTGGCCGCGGTCGAGAACAGTTTCGAATCGAACGGGATCACCGCGATCGGCTGGCTCTCCATGGTCTTGGCGAACGCCTTGACCTCGATCTCCGCCCGCTTGTGCATGCCGACCTGGTTGATGCAGTACAGCGGGGGCCGGTCGTTCGGTCGTGCCGCCTTGAGCACGCTGAGCATGTTCTTGGTGTTGCGCAAATTGGCCAGATCGGGCTCGGCCACGATCACGATGTCGTCGGCGTTCACGAGCGCGCGGCGCGTCCAGCCCGACCATTGGTGGGGAACGTCGAGCACGATGCAGGGCGTGGACATGCGCAGCGTGTCGAAGATCGCGTCGAAAGCTTCGGCGCCGAAATCGTAGACGCGGTCAAGGGTGGCAGGCGCGGCGAGGAGGCTGAGGCGCTCGGTGCACTTGGCGAGCAGGCGCTCCATCAGCGCCGTGTCAGGCCGGTCTTGCGACAGCACCGCGTTGGCGATGCCCTGTGCCGGATCCTGGTTGTAGTCGAGGCCCGCGGTGCCGAAGGCAAGGTCGAGATCGATCACGACGGAATCGAGCGCGAGGTCGCGCGCGATGGTCCAGGCCACGTTGTGTGCGACCGTGGACGCGCCGACGCCGCCCTTGGCGCCGACCACCGCGATGACGCGGCCGGTGATGATGGCTTCCGACGCCGAGAACAGGCTGCAGATCGAGCGCACCACGTCGAGGGTCTCGACCGGTCCCATCACGTAGTCGTTGACGCCGCGGCGCACCAGCTCGCGATAGGGCGCGGTGTCGTTGGGGTTGCCGATCACGACCACGCGGGTGCCGGGATCGCAGACGCCGGCGAGATCGTCGAGGCCTTCGAGGATATCGCGTGTGCCGTCGGATTCGATCACGATGACGTTCGGCGTCGGCATCGTCTCATAGACTTCGATCGCCGCGGCAAGGCCGCCGCCCTTGGCGGTGAGATGTGCCTTGGCGAGACGGCGGTCTTCGCCGGCCGCCATCATGGCGGTGAGCGTCTGCTCGGTCTCGCAAAAGGCCTGCACCGAAATGCGAGGAACCGGTGCAATATGTTCCTCGGGGTGCCGCGGATCGTCCGCTTCTTCGTCGTGGATGCCTGTCATCTGCCGGTGTCGCTGAGTTTGGCCTTGTCGGCCTCGGGATAGGGGGTCGCGGTCGTCGAGCCCTTGCGGTAGCGCTCGAAGGCGATGTCGCGACGTGCGGTATAGACCGGCGTCTCGGCGCGCGGCTGCTCGAGGTCGGCCGGGTTGTCGATCATTGCCGCGAGGTTGCGCTGAGTGGCGCAGCCCAGGTTGAAGTACGGCCTGTTCTCGTTGTAGCCGGGGTCGAGGATCGACGGGCCGACGTCTTCCGGCCAGAGCCCGCAGGGGCCGGCGACCGCGGCGATCCTGGAATAGCTCAGGCGGATGGTCGGCAGCAGGCCGGGATCCTCGGGGCGATACGGATGCTGGACGATGGCGCGCGACGGCACGCCGCCGGATGCGAGCACCGAACGGATTTCACGATAGGTCGCCGCCGCGGCGCGCGAATTCGCACTGTCGACCGGCACGTCGACGATGACGGAACCGGTGCCTTCGCTCACCCAGTCCCGGGCGATGCCCGCGACGTCCGCGTGCTGCGCGGCGGAGAGGCCGCCTCTGGCCTTGCCGACGAAGATCACGATCGACTTCTTGGCTTCCTGCACCGCGATCGGGTGGCGCTGGCGATAGTCGGTCGGCACCGTCTGGGTGACGATCTCACCGGTGGTGTTGCAGGCGCCGAGCATGACGGAGAGCCCCGTCATCGCGAGCGCGATCCGCAGGTTGCGACGTCGATCGGCGATCGTCTTCGTCATCGCTTTGTCCCCTCTTGCCCCGTTTCTTGCCCGGTCCCCAAACCGTTCGTCTCAGTCGATGATGAAGCCGAAATCGGCGCGATTGCCGTCGATCGGATCGACGCGGCGCGCGATGCCATAGAGGCGGTTCATGCGGCCGAGCAGCGCCGTCTGGGCGTCCGACGCCGGCGCGAAGCCGTCGTCGGGCCGCGACAATTCCTTCTGGGCGACCGCGCGCACCACATAGGGCGTCACGATCACCATCAGCTCGGTCTCGTTGTTGACGAAGTCCTGGCTGCGGAACAGCGCGCCGATGATCGGCACCTGGTCGACGCCGGGTAGGCCGTTGATCGCCTGCTTGGTCTGCTGCTGGATCAGGCCGGCCATCGCCATTGAGCCGCCGGAGGGAATCTCCAGCGTGGTTTCGGCGCGGCGGGTCTGGATCGACGGGATGGTGATCGAGCTGGTCGAGGTCGAGGACACCGCCTGGGTCACGGAGATGGCGTTCTGGTTCGACAGCTCCGAAACCTCGGTCATCACCCGCAGGCTGATGCGGCCTTCGCTGAGCACGACCGGGGTGAAGTTCAGGGAGATGCCGAACTTCTTGTAGGTGATCTGGGTGGTACAGACGTGGGTGACCGGATCGCAGGAATAGCCTGCGGGGATCGGAAATTCGCCACCGGCGATGAAGGTCGCCGATTCACCCGAGATCGCCGTCAGGCTCGGTTCGGCCAGGGTCCGCATCACACCGGCGCTTTCCATCGCGCGCATCGTGGCGTTGACGGTGGCCACGCCCTTGGCGAGGCCGCTGACCCCAAGCCCGTTGCTGCTGACGAGCGGTCCGCCGCTGACCGAGAACGGGTTGGAATTGTTGAAGTTCACGACCGCGGTGCCGGCATTCAGGCTGGCGCTGAGGTCGACGCCCAGCTGCTTGACGATGTCGCGGCGGACTTCGCCGACGACGACCTTGAGCATCACCTGGTCGCGGCCGCGCACGACGATGTTGTTGACGACCTTGTCGGAGCCGCCGACCAGCTTCGCGGCGACGTCGCCGGCCTGCTGGGCCTCGATCGGGCTCGACACCGAGCCGGTCAGCATCACGCTTTCGCCGACGCCTTCGATCTGCACGCCCGGCAGCGACTGGCGTAGCGCCGTACGCATGCCGTTGAGGTCGCGCTTCACCGCGATGTCGTAGGAGGCGACCTGCTGGCCGTCGGCGGTGAAGAACACGACATTGGTCTGGCCGACCTGGCCGCCGATGATATAGGCGCGCTGCGACGAGCGGATCACAGCATTGGCGATCTTGGGATCGGCCACCAGCACATCCTTGACCTCGCGCGGCAGGTCGATGACGACCGATTTGCCGACGCCGAGCGACAGCGAGCGTGTTCGCGCCGGAGCGACGGTCGCAACCGGCGACACGCCGAGATCCGGTGCCTGCATCGGCGCCTGGTCTCCGACCGGCGCGTCCGCGGCGCTGCTCCAGCCAGGAGCTGCGACCAGCCCCAGCATCAGCATCGCCCCCGTCCAGAACGAGCGTGCGCGCTTCCCCCGAATGCGCATGCCCGTCCGATCATCCCCGTAGTTCATGGTATCCCCATCATCACTTCTGTGACGTCAGTTGCCGTGCCTGCACCCCGTAACGGATTACGTTCACGCCGCCCGGACGCTTGTTCGCCTGGTCGTCGGGCGTGCCGTCGACGGCGTTGGCATCGGCGATGCTGCGCAGCGCGAGCGTCAGCGTGCCGCCCTGGCGCGAGGCCGACAGCGTCGCGACCTGCTCCGGCTTGAGCTCGAGTGTGACGGTCTTGCCGAGCACGGCGTTCTGGCCGTCTTTTTCTTTCGGCGCCTGGTCGATCGCGAGCACACGGATGTTGCTCAGGATGACCTCGGACAGGATCAGGTCGTTGCCGCCGGTCGCGCCGTTGGCGCCGTCGGGATTCTTCAGGCGCCGCGTCAGGACGATGTCGACGCGGTCGTTCGGCAGGATGAAGCCGCCGGCGCCGGTCTCGGCTGAAATCTCGGTGGAGACGGCTCGCATGCCGGAGGGCAGGATCGCGGCCATGAAGCCCGAGCCCTCGGCTCTCACCAGCTTCTGCTCGCGGATCGGCTCGCCCTGCATCAACGGCACGCGCGCGATCGAGCCTGCGATCTGGGTCTGGGCTTCGGGCCTGCTGTCGCGGCGGATGAAAGCGCTGCTCGCGGTCGCCGCCGGCCAGGACTGCCATTGCAGATCCTCGGGCTTGACGGCCTGGCCGAGCTGGATGTCGTTCTTCGCGATCAGGACCTCGACCGTCGGCAGCTTTTCGGCGACGGGAAGGGCGGGCGCGGGCTTGTTGTCGAAGCCGCTCGCCAGATACGCAGCGACGCCGCCGGCGCCCAGCGCGATGACGAGAACGACAATGCGTGCGGTGTTCATACGCTTCTACTCTTACGCAGGGCACTCGAACCGCACGTGGCGGGTTCCCCGGCGTCGATGAGTAGGGAGTAAAAGTATAAGGGGTGTTGCGAGGCCGAGTGTGATGGCCCGTGACGACGCGCGTTCTGGGCAGATGGTGAACGTCGCGTTATCCGGTCGGCCAATGGCCCCGTAGAATCACGCGTGGTCGCTCGTTCGTTCGCATGACGCGCGCGGCGTCATGGTGAATGGGTGGTTAGTGATGCGCGATCGCGGTGAGACGGAAACAAAGCAACACATAACCGATGTCGTCCCTGCGAACGCAGGGACCCATAACCCCAGGGAGAAATTTGGCGAAGACCCGTTGTTCGGTACTCCGACCGTTCGCAATCGATGGATTCCGCGGTATGGGTCCCCGCGTTCGCGGGGACGACGTTGGAGAGACAGCGTGCGTAACGACAGCTGCTACTTCTTCCGCTTCTGCTCGATCACGTCCCAGAGCTTCGCCGCAACGTCAGGGCCGCCGAGCCGCGCGATGGCGCGGATGCCCGTCGGCGAGGTCACGTTGATCTCGGTGAGATTGCCGTTGATGACGTCGATGCCGACGAACAGCAGGCCACGCTCGCGTAGCGCCGGTCCGACGGTCGCGCAGATCTCGCGCTCGCGTGGCGTGAGCTCGGTCTCCTGCGCGGCGCCGCCGCGGACCATG includes the following:
- a CDS encoding YifB family Mg chelatase-like AAA ATPase; amino-acid sequence: MVQRVSTVAFEGIEARSVDVQVQVAPGLPAFAIVGLPDKAVSEARERVRSALIASGLALPARRIIVNLAPADLPKEGSHYDLPIALGLMAAIGAIPPDALTGFTVLGELGLDGSIAPVAGVLPAAIGANVREEGLICPAACGSEAAWASPDIQIIAATSLIQIANHFKGTQVLSRPTPKVHETVTSPLDLRDIKGQESAKRALEIAAAGGHHLLMIGAPGAGKSMLAARLPSILPPLSPGELLEVSMIASVAGEIEGGALTARRPFRSPHHSASMAALTGGGMRAKPGEISLAHQGVLFLDELPEFDPRVLDSLRQPLENGEVSVSRANHRVTYPARFMLVAAMNPCRCGNAFEPGYACKRGRIDRCTGDYQARISGPLMDRIDLRIEVPAVTAADLILPPPAEGSAEVAARVAAARDIQLARYADAGLPHVRTNAEAPASVLEEIARPDAQGQKLLRDAAETMRLSARGYHRVLRVARTLADLDGAEKIGRLHLAEALSYRALAEDVRQLA
- a CDS encoding PilZ domain-containing protein, whose translation is MLANRRRSERRVCSRLAKIHFGAGSLPRDCTITDISDGGVKVVAEFLEVPPQFTIIFAPDYSRQCRLRWRIGCEFGAEFTD
- a CDS encoding tetratricopeptide repeat protein, with translation MPKRSSLASPPARYLFSALLVLALGGCQTTSLEDVTGALGGKPETAATADPKPDMDALRERYRAKPSDPNVALEYGKALRETGQRAQAVAVMEQAVLNHPSNKALLAGYGRALADSGNFQQAFDVLSRAHTPEDPDWRILSAQGAALDQLGRNEEAQQYYATALKIVPEEPQVLSNLGLSYMLQNNLPRAEETLRRANARNPADARVRANLALVVGLQGKQAEAETIVKGDLPPDQAAAKVTALRQLLAKKQQRADR
- a CDS encoding AAA family ATPase yields the protein MTGIHDEEADDPRHPEEHIAPVPRISVQAFCETEQTLTAMMAAGEDRRLAKAHLTAKGGGLAAAIEVYETMPTPNVIVIESDGTRDILEGLDDLAGVCDPGTRVVVIGNPNDTAPYRELVRRGVNDYVMGPVETLDVVRSICSLFSASEAIITGRVIAVVGAKGGVGASTVAHNVAWTIARDLALDSVVIDLDLAFGTAGLDYNQDPAQGIANAVLSQDRPDTALMERLLAKCTERLSLLAAPATLDRVYDFGAEAFDAIFDTLRMSTPCIVLDVPHQWSGWTRRALVNADDIVIVAEPDLANLRNTKNMLSVLKAARPNDRPPLYCINQVGMHKRAEIEVKAFAKTMESQPIAVIPFDSKLFSTAANNGQMIAEVSKSHRTTLLFQNMANRLAGRGEVKKPKRSLLGPLLRKLKGRSSRGSAPHRKAS
- a CDS encoding CpaD family pilus assembly protein, with translation MTKTIADRRRNLRIALAMTGLSVMLGACNTTGEIVTQTVPTDYRQRHPIAVQEAKKSIVIFVGKARGGLSAAQHADVAGIARDWVSEGTGSVIVDVPVDSANSRAAAATYREIRSVLASGGVPSRAIVQHPYRPEDPGLLPTIRLSYSRIAAVAGPCGLWPEDVGPSILDPGYNENRPYFNLGCATQRNLAAMIDNPADLEQPRAETPVYTARRDIAFERYRKGSTTATPYPEADKAKLSDTGR
- a CDS encoding type II and III secretion system protein family protein → MNYGDDRTGMRIRGKRARSFWTGAMLMLGLVAAPGWSSAADAPVGDQAPMQAPDLGVSPVATVAPARTRSLSLGVGKSVVIDLPREVKDVLVADPKIANAVIRSSQRAYIIGGQVGQTNVVFFTADGQQVASYDIAVKRDLNGMRTALRQSLPGVQIEGVGESVMLTGSVSSPIEAQQAGDVAAKLVGGSDKVVNNIVVRGRDQVMLKVVVGEVRRDIVKQLGVDLSASLNAGTAVVNFNNSNPFSVSGGPLVSSNGLGVSGLAKGVATVNATMRAMESAGVMRTLAEPSLTAISGESATFIAGGEFPIPAGYSCDPVTHVCTTQITYKKFGISLNFTPVVLSEGRISLRVMTEVSELSNQNAISVTQAVSSTSTSSITIPSIQTRRAETTLEIPSGGSMAMAGLIQQQTKQAINGLPGVDQVPIIGALFRSQDFVNNETELMVIVTPYVVRAVAQKELSRPDDGFAPASDAQTALLGRMNRLYGIARRVDPIDGNRADFGFIID
- the cpaB gene encoding Flp pilus assembly protein CpaB; amino-acid sequence: MNTARIVVLVIALGAGGVAAYLASGFDNKPAPALPVAEKLPTVEVLIAKNDIQLGQAVKPEDLQWQSWPAATASSAFIRRDSRPEAQTQIAGSIARVPLMQGEPIREQKLVRAEGSGFMAAILPSGMRAVSTEISAETGAGGFILPNDRVDIVLTRRLKNPDGANGATGGNDLILSEVILSNIRVLAIDQAPKEKDGQNAVLGKTVTLELKPEQVATLSASRQGGTLTLALRSIADANAVDGTPDDQANKRPGGVNVIRYGVQARQLTSQK